The following DNA comes from Verrucomicrobiia bacterium.
AAACTTAAAAGTAGAGGTTTAGTCCTTTTCACGTCCAACCCCGACTGGCTGAGTGAGACCGTTGCACCAAACGTTAGCACCCTTCCACACCGGACAGCACTCGTGAGCTGTACGCCCGACCTAACCCTGAGCATTTTCCAGTGGCAAAACATTGCGGACGACCCCGTCCACTCCATGATTACTCGCGTAACCCTGGAGTCCGAAGCCATCGAGCTCAATGCAATCCAAGGGGAGCTCCTGAAAGTCCACCACCTCGCAGAAGCAGTGGAGGCAATCATAATCCCTACGTGGCGATGGCTTTGTGCCAATGCCCAGTTCCAGGCGCGCTGTGCCCACCTTAAGGTCACACCCGCTCCAAACCTTTCCACCTGGCCGCTGGACATTTCTTTCGAAGCAGCAGAGCAGAAGCTGCGCCCCCTACTCAGCATCCCTGTACTTCTCAAAGGCGGAGAAGAAGATGAAGAGGAAAAAGACGACCTCTACCTTCGAGGAGTTCCCATGACCCTGGAGGAGTTGGGGGATTTTGAGATATTCTCCCGCAGCCTCGCCATCGGCATACCCGAGTGCGCCCTCAACATTAAGGATGGCGTCCCCGTCACCATTCCTTAGTTCCCTACCGTGTCACGCATTGTGACACGGTTTTTTAAATGTAAAGAAGACTTTACAAGGTAGTGCAATCCGAGCATAGTGGACGGCATGAGCACACCTATTATCAAGGTTAAAAACCTGAAAAAAGAATACCCGGGCGGCACAAAGGCCGTTAAGGGCGTTTCCTTCGAAGTAGAGAAGGGCGAATTCTTTGGGTTCCTCGGTCCGAACGGCGCTGGAAAATCGACCACCATGAACATGCTGGTCAACTTAGTAAAAAAGACCAGCGGGTCAGTAGAGATTGATGGATTTGAAGTAAGCGAAAACCCGGACGAAGTATACAAGCGCGTCGGATTCGCCATGCAGGAAGTGGGCCTCGATGAGACCGCTACCGCAGAAGAAATGCTTGAACTGCACGGCCGCCTCTATCACCTGAAGCCCGCTGAAATTAAAGAGCAAATGAAAAAGCTCTTGAAGTTGGTTGAGCTGGAAAAGGTTGCCGACAAGTACGCCTCCACCTACTCCGGTGGTATGCGCCGCCGCTTAGACCTAGCCCTTTCGCTTATCCACAAGCCAACTGTGCTCTTCCTGGACGAGCCAACTACCGGCCTTGACCCTCATGCCCGCCAGCTTATTTGGAACCACCTTCGCCAGCTGAATAAGGAAGGCATGACCATCTTCCTTACTACGCACTTCATGGAAGAAGCCGAAGCACTTTGTGA
Coding sequences within:
- a CDS encoding ABC transporter ATP-binding protein; the encoded protein is MSTPIIKVKNLKKEYPGGTKAVKGVSFEVEKGEFFGFLGPNGAGKSTTMNMLVNLVKKTSGSVEIDGFEVSENPDEVYKRVGFAMQEVGLDETATAEEMLELHGRLYHLKPAEIKEQMKKLLKLVELEKVADKYASTYSGGMRRRLDLALSLIHKPTVLFLDEPTTGLDPHARQLIWNHLRQLNKEGMTIFLTTHFMEEAEALCDRIAIMDKGKIVTTGTIPELLKKHKAKNIEDVFLKTTGSTIGDEQVNTNASDPYSRSR